The Allocatelliglobosispora scoriae genome contains a region encoding:
- the rpsG gene encoding 30S ribosomal protein S7, with amino-acid sequence MPRKGPAPRRPLLADPVYNSPLVTQLVNKILMAGKRQLAESIVYGALEGCREKTGTDPVVTLKRAMDNVKPTLEVRSRRVGGATYQVPVEVRTPRQTTLGLRWLVQYSRARREKTMVERLMNELLDASNGLGAAVKRREDTHKMAESNKAFAHYRW; translated from the coding sequence ATGCCACGTAAAGGCCCAGCTCCCCGCCGTCCGCTGCTCGCGGACCCGGTCTACAACTCCCCGCTGGTCACCCAGCTGGTCAACAAGATCCTGATGGCCGGCAAGCGCCAGCTCGCCGAGAGCATCGTCTACGGCGCCCTCGAGGGCTGCCGTGAGAAGACCGGCACCGACCCGGTCGTCACGCTGAAGCGCGCGATGGACAACGTCAAGCCGACCCTCGAGGTCCGCAGCCGCCGCGTTGGTGGCGCGACCTACCAGGTGCCGGTCGAGGTGCGCACGCCGCGCCAGACCACCCTGGGTCTGCGCTGGCTGGTTCAGTACTCGCGCGCCCGTCGTGAGAAGACCATGGTCGAGCGCCTCATGAACGAGCTGCTCGACGCGAGCAACGGCCTCGGTGCCGCTGTGAAGCGTCGCGAGGACACGCACAAGATGGCCGAGAGCAACAAGGCCTTCGCGCACTACCGCTGGTAA
- the rplC gene encoding 50S ribosomal protein L3: MDRQVKGLLGAKLGMTQVWDNNKVVPVTVVEVSPNVVTQVRTAAKDGYTAIQLAYGAIDPRKANKPRSGHFAKAGVSPRRHIVELRTIDADAYELGQELTVETFAAGQTVDVTGKTKGKGYAGVMKRHGFHGLKASHGVERKHRSPGSIGACATPGRVFKGVRMAGRMGGVRYTQQGLTIQAIDIENNLLLVKGAIPGPKGALVLVRTAAKTQVKKGGVK; the protein is encoded by the coding sequence ATGGACAGGCAAGTTAAGGGCCTCCTGGGCGCCAAGCTCGGCATGACCCAGGTCTGGGACAACAACAAGGTCGTACCGGTGACGGTCGTCGAAGTCAGCCCCAACGTCGTGACTCAGGTCCGCACGGCTGCCAAGGACGGTTACACGGCGATCCAGCTGGCGTACGGCGCCATCGACCCCCGCAAGGCGAACAAGCCGCGCAGCGGCCACTTCGCCAAGGCGGGCGTCTCGCCCCGTCGCCACATCGTCGAACTGCGTACGATCGACGCCGACGCTTACGAGCTCGGCCAGGAACTGACGGTCGAGACTTTCGCGGCCGGTCAGACCGTCGACGTGACAGGCAAGACCAAGGGCAAGGGCTACGCCGGTGTTATGAAGCGGCACGGCTTCCACGGTCTCAAGGCCAGCCACGGTGTCGAGCGCAAGCACCGTTCGCCCGGTTCCATCGGCGCCTGCGCGACCCCCGGTCGCGTCTTCAAGGGCGTTCGCATGGCGGGCCGGATGGGTGGCGTTCGCTACACCCAGCAGGGCCTCACGATCCAGGCGATCGACATCGAGAACAACCTGCTGCTCGTCAAGGGCGCCATCCCCGGCCCCAAGGGTGCGCTGGTGCTGGTTCGCACCGCTGCCAAGACGCAGGTGAAGAAGGGTGGCGTCAAGTGA
- the rplD gene encoding 50S ribosomal protein L4 has translation MTTVDVISIEGTKAGSVELPAEIFDVQANIPLMHQVVVAQLAAARQGTHKAKSRGEVAGGGKKPYKQKGTGRARQGSIRAPQFTGGGVVHGPVPRDYSQRTPKKMKAAALRGALSDRARENRIHVVESFLVDGKPSTKAALTTLKTLGVEVTKALVVLSTGDDLNWVSLRNVPTVHLIEAGQLNTYDVLVADYVVFTKDALEEFLGVPAEEGTK, from the coding sequence GTGACCACCGTTGACGTGATCAGCATCGAGGGCACCAAGGCCGGCTCTGTCGAGCTGCCCGCGGAGATCTTCGACGTTCAGGCCAACATCCCGCTCATGCACCAGGTCGTCGTGGCACAGCTCGCCGCGGCCCGCCAGGGTACGCACAAGGCCAAGTCCCGCGGCGAGGTCGCGGGTGGCGGCAAGAAGCCGTACAAGCAGAAGGGGACCGGCCGCGCCCGTCAGGGCTCGATCCGCGCTCCGCAGTTCACCGGTGGTGGCGTCGTGCACGGGCCCGTCCCGCGCGACTACTCCCAGCGGACCCCCAAGAAGATGAAGGCGGCCGCCCTGCGCGGTGCCCTCTCCGACCGGGCCCGCGAGAACCGGATTCACGTGGTCGAGAGCTTCCTCGTGGACGGCAAGCCGTCGACGAAGGCCGCGCTCACCACGCTGAAGACGCTCGGCGTCGAGGTGACCAAGGCGCTCGTCGTCCTGTCCACCGGTGACGACCTCAACTGGGTGAGCCTGCGCAACGTGCCGACGGTTCACCTGATCGAGGCCGGCCAGCTCAACACGTACGACGTGCTCGTTGCGGACTACGTGGTCTTCACCAAGGACGCGCTCGAGGAGTTCCTGGGTGTGCCCGCCGAGGAGGGAACGAAGTGA
- the rpsL gene encoding 30S ribosomal protein S12, whose translation MPTIQQLVRKGRQAKTSKTKTPALKGSPQRRGVCTRVYTTTPKKPNSALRKVARVKLSSQIEVTAYIPGVGHNLQEHSIVLVRGGRVKDLPGVRYKIIRGSLDTQGVRNRKQARSRYGAKLVKDGKK comes from the coding sequence GTGCCTACCATTCAGCAGCTGGTCCGCAAGGGCCGGCAGGCGAAGACGAGCAAGACCAAGACGCCTGCACTCAAGGGCAGTCCTCAGCGCCGCGGTGTCTGCACCCGCGTCTACACGACGACTCCGAAGAAGCCGAACTCGGCTCTCCGCAAGGTCGCTCGCGTGAAGCTGAGCAGCCAGATCGAGGTCACCGCTTACATCCCCGGTGTCGGCCACAACCTGCAGGAGCACTCGATCGTGCTCGTGCGTGGCGGTCGTGTGAAGGACCTGCCGGGTGTGCGTTACAAGATCATCCGTGGTTCGCTGGACACCCAGGGCGTCCGCAACCGCAAGCAGGCGCGCAGCCGTTACGGCGCGAAGCTGGTAAAGGACGGTAAGAAGTAA
- the fusA gene encoding elongation factor G — MAVVDALAKVRNIGIMAHIDAGKTTTTERILFYTGITHKIGEVHEGAAVMDWMEQEQERGITITSAATTCEWKGHVIQIIDTPGHVDFTVEVERSLRVLDGAVAVYDGVAGVEPQTENVWRQADKYNVPRMCFVNKLDRTGADFFRCVDMMVTRLNATPLVLQIPIGLEGDHIGVVDLVGMRALTWRGETQKGEDYAVEEIPAELAEQAAEYRVKLLETIAEADDAIMERYLEGGEFTVEELKASIRTATIAGKYNPVVCGSAFKNKGVQPMLDAVVDFLPSPLDVPAIDGTLMDGETPAVRHPDIKEPFSGLAFKIQTDKHLGKLTYVRIYSGTLESGSQVVNSTKDRKERIGKIYQMHANKREERPSAHAGDIIAVQGLKQTTTGDTLCDPAAPVILESMTFPEPVISVAIEPKTKSDQEKLGTAIQKLAEEDPTFRVRQDEETGQTVISGMGELHLEILVDRMKREFFVEANVGKPQVAYRETIRRAVDKVEYTHKKQTGGSGQYASVLIGLEPLPLNAEATYEFVNDVKGGRIPKEFIPSIDAGAQDAMQYGVLAGYPMVGVKLILLDGKFHEVDSSEMAFKIAGSMAFKEAARKADPAILEPMMAVEVTTPEENMGDVIGDLNSRRGIIQAMEERGGARLVRALVPLSEMFGYVGDLRSKTQGRASYSMMFDSYAEVPANVAKEIIAKATGE, encoded by the coding sequence GTGGCCGTCGTAGACGCGCTCGCCAAGGTCCGCAACATCGGCATCATGGCGCACATCGATGCCGGGAAGACGACCACGACCGAGCGAATCCTCTTTTACACCGGCATCACCCACAAGATCGGTGAGGTCCACGAGGGCGCTGCCGTCATGGACTGGATGGAGCAGGAGCAGGAGCGTGGCATCACGATCACTTCTGCCGCCACCACCTGTGAGTGGAAGGGCCACGTCATCCAGATCATCGACACCCCGGGCCACGTCGACTTCACGGTCGAGGTGGAGCGCTCGCTGCGCGTCCTCGACGGTGCTGTCGCGGTCTACGACGGTGTCGCGGGCGTGGAGCCGCAGACGGAGAACGTCTGGCGCCAGGCCGACAAGTACAACGTGCCCCGCATGTGTTTCGTCAACAAGCTCGACCGCACCGGCGCGGACTTCTTCCGCTGCGTCGACATGATGGTCACCCGCCTCAACGCGACGCCGCTGGTGCTGCAGATCCCGATCGGGCTCGAGGGCGACCACATCGGCGTCGTCGACCTGGTGGGCATGCGCGCGCTGACCTGGCGCGGCGAGACCCAGAAGGGCGAGGACTACGCCGTCGAGGAGATCCCCGCCGAGCTGGCCGAGCAGGCCGCGGAGTACCGGGTGAAGCTGCTCGAGACGATCGCCGAGGCTGACGACGCGATCATGGAGCGCTACCTCGAGGGCGGCGAGTTCACGGTCGAGGAGCTCAAGGCTTCGATCCGCACGGCGACCATCGCCGGCAAGTACAACCCCGTCGTCTGCGGCTCCGCCTTCAAGAACAAGGGCGTTCAGCCGATGCTCGACGCGGTCGTCGACTTCCTGCCGTCGCCGCTGGACGTGCCGGCCATCGACGGCACACTGATGGACGGGGAGACCCCGGCTGTCCGGCACCCCGACATCAAGGAGCCGTTCTCGGGCCTCGCGTTCAAGATCCAGACGGACAAGCACCTCGGCAAGCTGACCTACGTGCGCATCTACTCCGGCACGCTCGAGTCCGGTTCTCAGGTGGTCAACTCCACCAAGGACCGCAAGGAGCGGATCGGCAAGATCTACCAGATGCACGCCAACAAGCGTGAGGAGCGCCCCTCGGCGCACGCCGGCGACATCATCGCGGTGCAGGGTCTCAAGCAGACCACCACCGGTGACACGCTCTGCGACCCGGCTGCGCCGGTCATCCTGGAGTCGATGACGTTCCCGGAGCCGGTCATCTCGGTCGCGATCGAGCCGAAGACCAAGTCGGACCAGGAGAAGCTGGGTACGGCGATCCAGAAGCTCGCCGAGGAGGACCCGACGTTCCGGGTCCGCCAGGACGAGGAGACGGGCCAGACGGTCATCTCCGGCATGGGCGAGCTCCACCTGGAGATCCTGGTCGACCGGATGAAGCGCGAGTTCTTCGTCGAGGCCAACGTCGGCAAGCCGCAGGTCGCGTACCGCGAGACCATCCGCCGCGCGGTGGACAAGGTCGAGTACACGCACAAGAAGCAGACCGGTGGTTCGGGCCAGTACGCGTCGGTGCTCATCGGACTGGAGCCGCTGCCGCTCAACGCCGAGGCGACCTACGAGTTCGTCAACGACGTCAAGGGCGGCCGCATCCCGAAGGAGTTCATCCCTTCGATCGACGCCGGTGCCCAGGACGCGATGCAGTACGGCGTGCTCGCCGGCTACCCGATGGTCGGCGTCAAGCTGATCCTGCTGGACGGCAAGTTCCACGAGGTCGACTCGTCCGAAATGGCGTTCAAGATCGCCGGTTCGATGGCGTTCAAGGAGGCCGCTCGCAAGGCGGACCCCGCGATCCTCGAGCCGATGATGGCTGTTGAGGTCACCACTCCTGAGGAGAACATGGGTGACGTCATCGGCGACCTCAACTCCCGTCGCGGCATCATCCAGGCGATGGAGGAGCGCGGCGGAGCCCGCCTCGTCCGGGCCCTGGTGCCGCTGTCGGAGATGTTCGGCTACGTCGGCGACCTGCGGTCGAAGACCCAGGGCCGGGCGAGCTACAGCATGATGTTCGACTCCTACGCGGAGGTTCCGGCCAACGTGGCGAAGGAGATCATCGCGAAGGCGACGGGCGAGTAA
- the rplV gene encoding 50S ribosomal protein L22, giving the protein MPTKSDAPAAPGARAVARHVRIAPMKARRVVNLVRGLPAKEALTVLQFAPQAASEQVYKVLASAIANAENNERLDPDALLVSAAYVDEGPTMKRFRPRAQGRAYRIRKRTCHITIEVEAVAPAVRPSAKKAAAAKATPKKAAAVKAEAAEQEETE; this is encoded by the coding sequence ATGCCAACTAAGAGCGACGCTCCGGCAGCGCCGGGCGCGCGGGCGGTTGCGCGACACGTGCGCATCGCGCCGATGAAGGCGCGCCGTGTGGTGAACCTCGTCCGCGGTCTGCCCGCGAAGGAGGCGCTGACGGTGCTGCAGTTCGCGCCGCAAGCAGCGAGCGAGCAGGTCTACAAGGTTCTGGCGAGCGCGATCGCGAACGCCGAGAACAACGAGCGACTCGACCCGGACGCGCTGCTCGTCAGCGCTGCCTACGTCGACGAGGGCCCGACGATGAAGCGGTTCCGGCCGCGCGCGCAGGGCCGGGCCTACCGGATCCGCAAGCGCACCTGCCACATCACCATCGAGGTGGAGGCAGTAGCGCCGGCGGTGCGTCCTTCCGCTAAGAAGGCCGCCGCCGCTAAGGCCACGCCCAAGAAGGCCGCCGCGGTCAAGGCCGAGGCTGCCGAGCAGGAGGAGACCGAGTAA
- the rpsS gene encoding 30S ribosomal protein S19, with the protein MPRSLKKGPFIDDHLLKKVEVQNDKGSKNVIKTWSRRSTIIPEMLGHTIAVHDGRKHVPVFVSEAMVGHKLGEFALTRTFKGHEKDDRKSRRR; encoded by the coding sequence ATGCCTCGCAGCCTCAAGAAGGGCCCGTTCATCGACGACCACCTGCTCAAGAAGGTGGAAGTTCAGAACGACAAGGGTTCCAAGAACGTCATCAAGACCTGGTCGCGGCGCTCCACGATCATTCCCGAGATGCTCGGGCACACGATCGCGGTGCACGACGGACGTAAGCACGTCCCCGTCTTCGTGTCGGAGGCGATGGTCGGGCACAAGCTCGGCGAGTTCGCCCTCACCCGCACGTTCAAGGGTCACGAGAAGGACGACCGGAAGAGTCGCCGTCGCTGA
- the rplW gene encoding 50S ribosomal protein L23 has translation MTTVADPRDVIVAPVVSEKSYGELNRNWYTFLVHPDANKTEIKIAIQQIFNVRVLTVNTLNREGKRKRTRTGWGQRKATKRAMVKLADGDRIEAFGGPVG, from the coding sequence GTGACGACTGTCGCCGACCCGCGTGACGTCATCGTCGCCCCGGTCGTCTCCGAGAAGAGCTACGGCGAACTCAACCGCAACTGGTACACGTTCCTCGTGCACCCGGACGCGAACAAGACCGAAATCAAGATCGCTATCCAGCAGATCTTCAACGTTCGGGTGCTCACGGTGAACACGCTCAACCGCGAGGGCAAGCGTAAGCGCACCCGTACCGGCTGGGGCCAGCGTAAGGCAACGAAGCGCGCGATGGTGAAGCTCGCCGATGGCGACCGCATCGAGGCCTTCGGCGGCCCGGTAGGCTGA
- the tuf gene encoding elongation factor Tu: protein MAKAKFERTKPHVNIGTIGHIDHGKTTLTAAITKVLHDKFPNLNPYTPFDEIDKAPEEKARGITISIAHVEYQTESRHYAHVDCPGHADYIKNMITGAAQMDGAILVVAATDGPMPQTKEHVLLARQVGVPYIVVALNKSDMVEDEELLELVELEVRELLSTYEFPGDDLPVVRVSALKALEGDEKWSEALLGLMTAVDESIPQPERETEKPFLMPVEDVFTITGRGTVVTGRVERGILLPNEDVEVVGIKEKSFKTKVTAIEMFRKTLEDARAGENVGLLLRGTKREDVERGMCVVKPGSNTPHTDFEATVYILSKEEGGRHTPFFQNYRPQFYFRTTDVTGVVTLAEGTEMVMPGDNTEMTVALIQPIAMEEGLRFAIREGGRTVGAGRVVKILK, encoded by the coding sequence GTGGCGAAGGCGAAGTTCGAGCGGACTAAGCCGCACGTCAACATCGGCACCATTGGTCACATTGACCACGGTAAGACGACGCTGACGGCGGCCATCACTAAGGTCCTGCACGACAAGTTCCCGAACCTGAACCCCTACACGCCTTTCGATGAGATCGACAAGGCGCCGGAGGAGAAGGCTCGCGGTATCACAATCTCGATCGCTCACGTCGAGTACCAGACCGAGTCGCGGCACTACGCGCACGTCGACTGCCCCGGTCACGCCGACTACATCAAGAACATGATCACCGGTGCCGCTCAGATGGACGGCGCGATCCTCGTGGTCGCGGCGACCGACGGCCCGATGCCGCAGACCAAGGAGCACGTGCTCCTGGCCCGCCAGGTCGGCGTTCCCTACATCGTCGTCGCGCTGAACAAGAGCGACATGGTGGAGGACGAGGAGCTCCTGGAGCTCGTCGAGCTCGAGGTCCGCGAGCTGCTCAGCACCTACGAGTTCCCGGGCGACGACCTGCCGGTCGTCCGCGTGTCGGCGCTCAAGGCGCTCGAGGGCGACGAGAAGTGGTCCGAGGCCCTTCTCGGCCTCATGACCGCCGTCGACGAGTCGATCCCGCAGCCGGAGCGCGAGACCGAGAAGCCGTTCCTCATGCCCGTCGAGGACGTCTTCACGATCACCGGTCGTGGAACGGTCGTCACCGGCCGTGTCGAGCGTGGAATTCTCCTGCCGAACGAAGACGTCGAGGTCGTCGGCATCAAGGAGAAGTCCTTCAAGACGAAGGTCACCGCGATCGAGATGTTCCGCAAGACCCTCGAGGACGCGCGCGCCGGAGAGAACGTCGGCCTGCTGCTTCGTGGCACCAAGCGCGAGGACGTCGAGCGCGGCATGTGTGTCGTGAAGCCCGGCTCGAACACCCCGCACACGGACTTCGAGGCGACGGTCTACATCCTCTCGAAGGAGGAGGGCGGCCGTCACACGCCGTTCTTCCAGAACTACCGCCCGCAGTTCTACTTCCGGACCACGGACGTCACCGGCGTTGTCACGCTGGCTGAGGGCACCGAGATGGTCATGCCGGGCGACAACACCGAGATGACGGTCGCGCTGATCCAGCCGATCGCCATGGAGGAAGGTCTCCGGTTCGCGATCCGTGAGGGTGGCCGCACCGTCGGCGCCGGCCGGGTCGTCAAGATCCTCAAGTAG
- the rplB gene encoding 50S ribosomal protein L2 gives MAIRKYKPTTPGRRGSSVADFAEVTRSTPEKSLVVPLPKKGGRNVHGRITTRHQGGGHKRQYRLIDFKRNDKDGVPAKVAHIEYDPNRTARIALLHYVDGEKRYILAPKDLKQGDRVESGPGADIKPGNNLPLRNIPVGTTVHNVELRPGGGAKMARAAGVGIQLLGREDDYATLRMPSGEIRKVDVRCRATVGEIGNAEQSNINWGKAGRMRWKGKRPSVRGVAMNPVDHPHGGGEGKTSGGRHPVNPKGKPEGRTRKKGQASDKMIVRRRYATRKRG, from the coding sequence ATGGCTATCCGTAAATACAAGCCGACGACGCCGGGCCGTCGTGGCTCCAGCGTGGCCGACTTCGCTGAGGTCACCCGGTCGACGCCGGAGAAGTCGCTGGTCGTTCCGCTGCCGAAGAAGGGCGGACGTAACGTCCACGGCCGGATCACCACTCGCCACCAGGGCGGCGGTCACAAGCGTCAGTACCGTCTGATCGACTTCAAGCGCAACGACAAGGACGGCGTGCCGGCCAAGGTCGCGCACATCGAGTACGACCCGAACCGCACCGCGCGCATCGCGCTGCTGCACTACGTCGACGGCGAGAAGCGCTACATCCTCGCGCCGAAGGACCTGAAGCAGGGCGACCGCGTCGAGTCGGGTCCGGGTGCGGACATCAAGCCCGGCAACAACCTGCCGCTTCGCAACATCCCGGTCGGTACGACGGTCCACAACGTGGAGCTTCGTCCCGGCGGTGGCGCGAAGATGGCGCGGGCTGCCGGTGTCGGCATCCAGCTCCTGGGCCGCGAGGACGACTACGCCACGCTGCGTATGCCGTCGGGCGAAATCCGCAAGGTCGACGTCCGCTGCCGCGCGACCGTTGGCGAGATCGGCAACGCCGAGCAGTCCAACATCAACTGGGGCAAGGCCGGTCGCATGCGCTGGAAGGGCAAGCGCCCCTCCGTCCGCGGTGTCGCGATGAACCCGGTCGACCACCCGCACGGTGGTGGTGAGGGTAAGACGTCCGGTGGACGTCACCCCGTCAACCCGAAGGGTAAGCCCGAGGGCCGTACCCGTAAGAAGGGCCAGGCGAGCGACAAGATGATCGTCCGCCGCCGCTACGCAACCCGCAAGCGCGGCTAA
- the rpsJ gene encoding 30S ribosomal protein S10 — protein sequence MAGQKIRIRLKAYDHEVVDSSARKIVETVTRTGAQVAGPVPLPTEINRFCVIRSPHKYKDSREHFEMRTHKRLIDIIDPTPKTVDSLMRLDLPAGVDIEIKL from the coding sequence ATGGCGGGACAAAAGATCCGCATCCGGCTCAAGGCCTACGACCACGAGGTCGTCGACTCTTCGGCTCGCAAGATCGTTGAGACGGTGACTCGTACGGGCGCTCAGGTCGCAGGCCCGGTGCCGCTGCCAACGGAGATCAATCGCTTCTGCGTGATCCGCTCGCCGCACAAGTACAAGGACTCGCGCGAGCACTTCGAGATGCGCACGCACAAGCGTCTGATCGACATCATCGACCCGACCCCCAAGACGGTGGACTCGCTCATGCGACTCGACCTGCCGGCCGGTGTCGACATCGAGATCAAGCTGTAG